A portion of the Streptomyces sp. NBC_01335 genome contains these proteins:
- a CDS encoding DEAD/DEAH box helicase encodes MSISSSDHTVMSADIDTELAQTAELAAEAVVAEAAPVAAEVTEEKAAEVAAPVVETESVEAAAPAETVSDEAPVSDEDAEPTLTFASLGLPEGIVRKLAQNGVTSPFPIQAATIPDALAGKDILGRGRTGSGKTLSFGLPTLAALAGGHTEKKKPRAIILTPTRELAMQVADALQPYGDVLGLKMKVVCGGTSMGNQIYALERGVDVLVATPGRLRDIINRGACSLANVQVAVLDEADQMSDLGFLPEVTELLDQIPGGGQRMLFSATMENEIGTLVKRYLTNPVTHEVDSAQGNVSTMSHHVLVVKPKDKAPVTAAIAARKGRTIIFVRTQLGADRIAEQLIESGVKADALHGGMTQGARTRVLEDFKKGYVNALVATDVAARGIHVDGIDLVLNVDPAGDHKDYLHRSGRTARAGKSGVVVSLALPHQRRQIFRLMEDAGVDASRHIVQGAGVFEPEVAEITGARSLTEVQADSANNAAKQAEREVAELTKQLEHVQRRAGELREEADRLVARAARERGDDPEQAVAEAVAEAEAAVEAAVAVPEPQPAVREERRDERGNYERRDNRGGDRGGYRGGNDRRDDRPSGGFRSGGDRGGDRGGRSFERRDDRPSFNRDRRDDRPSGGFRSGGDRRDDRGGDRGGRSFERRDDRPSFNRDRRDDRPSGGFRSGGDRRDDRGGDRGGRSFERRDDRPSGGFRSGGDRRDDRPSGGFRSGGSDRPFNRDRRDDRPAGGFRSGGASDRPQGRRDDHRGNTGTNTGSFGRRDDKPRWKRNG; translated from the coding sequence ATGTCAATTTCCAGTTCTGACCACACCGTCATGTCCGCAGACATCGACACGGAGCTCGCGCAGACCGCCGAGCTCGCCGCCGAGGCCGTCGTGGCCGAGGCAGCTCCCGTCGCCGCCGAGGTGACCGAGGAGAAGGCCGCCGAGGTCGCGGCTCCCGTCGTCGAGACCGAGTCCGTCGAGGCCGCAGCGCCCGCCGAGACCGTCTCCGACGAGGCCCCCGTCTCCGACGAGGACGCCGAGCCGACTCTCACCTTCGCCTCGCTGGGCCTGCCCGAGGGCATCGTCCGCAAGCTGGCGCAGAACGGCGTGACCAGCCCCTTCCCGATCCAGGCCGCGACCATCCCGGACGCCCTGGCCGGCAAGGACATCCTGGGCCGCGGCCGCACCGGCTCCGGCAAGACCCTCTCCTTCGGTCTGCCGACCCTGGCCGCGCTGGCCGGCGGGCACACCGAGAAGAAGAAGCCCCGCGCGATCATCCTCACGCCGACCCGTGAGCTCGCGATGCAGGTCGCGGACGCGCTCCAGCCGTACGGCGACGTGCTCGGCCTCAAGATGAAGGTCGTCTGCGGCGGTACGTCCATGGGCAACCAGATCTACGCCCTGGAGCGCGGTGTCGACGTCCTCGTCGCCACCCCGGGCCGTCTGCGCGACATCATCAACCGCGGCGCCTGCTCGCTCGCGAACGTCCAGGTCGCCGTCCTCGACGAGGCCGACCAGATGTCCGACCTGGGCTTCCTGCCCGAGGTCACCGAGCTGCTCGACCAGATCCCCGGCGGCGGCCAGCGGATGCTCTTCTCCGCCACCATGGAGAACGAGATCGGCACCCTGGTCAAGCGCTACCTGACCAACCCGGTCACGCACGAGGTCGACAGCGCCCAGGGCAACGTCTCGACCATGTCGCACCACGTCCTCGTCGTGAAGCCGAAGGACAAGGCGCCGGTCACGGCCGCCATCGCCGCCCGCAAGGGCCGCACGATCATCTTCGTCCGCACCCAGCTGGGCGCCGACCGCATCGCCGAGCAGCTCATCGAGTCCGGCGTGAAGGCCGACGCGCTGCACGGCGGCATGACGCAGGGTGCCCGTACCCGCGTCCTCGAAGACTTCAAGAAGGGCTACGTCAACGCCCTGGTCGCCACCGACGTCGCCGCCCGAGGCATCCACGTCGACGGCATCGACCTGGTGCTGAACGTGGACCCGGCCGGCGACCACAAGGACTACCTGCACCGCTCGGGCCGTACCGCCCGTGCCGGCAAGTCCGGTGTCGTCGTCTCGCTGGCGCTCCCGCACCAGCGTCGCCAGATCTTCCGCCTGATGGAGGACGCGGGCGTCGACGCCTCGCGCCACATCGTCCAGGGCGCGGGCGTCTTCGAGCCCGAGGTCGCCGAGATCACCGGTGCGCGTTCGCTCACCGAGGTCCAGGCCGACTCCGCGAACAACGCCGCCAAGCAGGCCGAGCGTGAGGTCGCCGAGCTGACCAAGCAGCTGGAGCACGTGCAGCGCCGCGCCGGTGAGCTCCGCGAGGAGGCCGACCGCCTGGTGGCCCGTGCCGCGCGCGAGCGGGGCGACGACCCGGAGCAGGCGGTGGCCGAGGCCGTCGCCGAGGCGGAGGCAGCCGTCGAGGCCGCCGTCGCCGTGCCGGAGCCGCAGCCGGCGGTCCGCGAGGAGCGCCGTGACGAGCGGGGCAACTACGAGCGCCGCGACAACCGCGGTGGCGACCGTGGCGGCTACCGCGGCGGCAACGACCGTCGTGACGACCGTCCGTCGGGCGGCTTCCGCTCCGGTGGCGACCGTGGCGGCGACCGTGGTGGCCGTTCCTTCGAGCGTCGTGACGACCGTCCGTCGTTCAACCGCGACCGTCGTGACGACCGTCCGTCCGGTGGCTTCCGTTCCGGTGGCGACCGTCGTGACGACCGTGGCGGCGACCGTGGTGGCCGTTCCTTCGAGCGTCGTGACGACCGTCCGTCGTTCAACCGCGACCGTCGTGACGACCGTCCGTCCGGTGGCTTCCGTTCCGGTGGCGACCGTCGTGACGACCGTGGCGGCGACCGTGGTGGCCGTTCCTTCGAGCGTCGTGACGACCGTCCGTCGGGCGGCTTCCGCTCCGGTGGCGACCGTCGCGACGACCGCCCCTCCGGCGGCTTCCGCTCCGGTGGCAGCGACCGTCCGTTCAACCGCGACCGTCGTGACGAC
- a CDS encoding fluoride efflux transporter FluC: protein MNWLLVAVGGAVGAPLRYLTDRFVRRYPGAGLPYVFPWGTFAVNAAGSLLLGALTGAAVSAPAYALLGTGLCGALTTYSTFSYETLRLAETGRAFLAGANVVASVLMGLGAVFLGAEVAGGAGFGG, encoded by the coding sequence GTGAACTGGCTGCTGGTGGCGGTCGGCGGTGCGGTGGGCGCCCCGCTGCGGTACCTGACGGACCGTTTCGTGCGGCGGTACCCCGGGGCGGGGCTGCCGTACGTCTTTCCCTGGGGCACCTTCGCGGTCAACGCGGCGGGCAGCCTGCTGCTCGGGGCGCTGACCGGGGCCGCCGTCTCCGCGCCGGCGTACGCCCTGCTCGGTACGGGGCTCTGCGGGGCGCTGACGACGTACTCGACCTTCTCGTACGAGACCCTCCGGCTGGCCGAGACCGGGCGGGCCTTCCTCGCGGGGGCGAACGTGGTGGCCTCGGTCCTGATGGGGCTCGGCGCGGTGTTCCTCGGCGCGGAGGTGGCGGGCGGGGCCGGGTTCGGCGGGTGA
- a CDS encoding fluoride efflux transporter FluC — protein sequence MSEGTGGTAPAGAVPARSGPREAAVLGVVAAGGVLGTLARYAATLAWPTAAGAFPWTVFVVNAVGCALIGVLMVLTVERSAVTRPLVRPFLGVGVLGGFTTFSTYATDAAKLLARQEVPTALAYAAGTVVAALAGVWAGAALTRACVDRARRARDGAR from the coding sequence GTGTCGGAAGGGACGGGCGGGACCGCTCCGGCCGGGGCGGTCCCCGCGCGGTCCGGGCCGCGCGAGGCGGCGGTGCTCGGGGTGGTCGCGGCCGGCGGGGTGCTCGGCACGCTGGCCCGTTACGCCGCGACCCTGGCCTGGCCGACCGCCGCGGGGGCCTTCCCCTGGACGGTCTTCGTCGTCAACGCCGTCGGCTGCGCGCTGATCGGCGTCCTCATGGTGCTGACCGTCGAACGGTCCGCGGTCACCCGCCCCCTGGTGCGCCCGTTCCTCGGGGTCGGCGTGCTCGGCGGCTTCACCACCTTCTCCACGTACGCGACCGACGCCGCGAAGCTGCTGGCGCGCCAGGAGGTGCCGACCGCCCTGGCGTACGCGGCCGGCACGGTGGTGGCCGCGCTCGCCGGGGTGTGGGCGGGGGCCGCCCTCACGCGGGCGTGCGTGGACCGTGCGCGGCGTGCGCGCGACGGTGCGCGGTGA
- a CDS encoding metallopeptidase family protein, translated as MLEMTREQFEELVSEALDRIPPELTRLMDNVAVFVEDEPDPGDPELLGLYEGTPLTDRGEWYAGVLPDRITVYRGPTLRMCETREDVVAETEITVVHEIAHHFGIDDARLHALGYA; from the coding sequence GTGCTGGAGATGACGCGCGAGCAGTTCGAAGAGCTGGTGAGCGAGGCGCTCGACCGGATTCCGCCGGAACTGACGCGGCTGATGGACAACGTCGCGGTGTTCGTCGAGGACGAACCGGACCCGGGCGACCCCGAGTTGCTCGGGCTCTACGAGGGAACCCCGCTCACCGACCGGGGCGAGTGGTACGCGGGCGTCCTGCCGGACCGGATCACCGTCTACCGGGGGCCGACGCTGCGGATGTGCGAGACCCGCGAGGACGTCGTCGCGGAGACGGAGATCACCGTGGTCCACGAGATCGCCCACCACTTCGGCATCGACGACGCGCGGCTGCACGCCCTGGGGTACGCGTGA
- a CDS encoding metallophosphoesterase family protein, whose translation MARVPFRPFRSARVRQNQNQSQSQSQGQGRSRGRSRSHSRSTRTAPMPVPVLAGARPHPLVRVLVMLAVVVLGAWLGLLVVGDVKTPVGPMDTTMALRPSLTGGTRVDVSPLGALELDSHVAPVRLDVDVDRLDPERSQRLVEQPERFSGLQDEVTRDVADGARELAVRSVVAVLTGATALGLIVYRRPRPALAAGGLALVLLAGSGVSAYATWNPKSVLEPKFSGLLSSAPSVVGDARSIVTEFDVYQQELARLVTNVTRLYDATSTLPVYQPDPGTLRVLHVSDIHLNPASWHIVASLVEQYDIDVIIDSGDTMDHGTTTENGFLDPIRDLGAPYVWVRGNHDSKETQKYLRGLKNTHVLDEGSAVTVAGLRIAGTGDPQFTPDRTLARGGEAAERMAGLRLASALRDQTSAGTPVDIAVTHDPQAARETDGTVPLVLAGHVHHRVNEVLPLGTRLKVEGSTGGGGLRAVQNEKPEKVRASVLYLDRATRRLQAWDEITLGGLGLTTAEVSRHLPEENSPATTPSPTPPTPPASSADPTSSPSPTPVGALPDRSPGTSPRTSPDRPPGAPNPSP comes from the coding sequence ATGGCGCGCGTCCCGTTCCGTCCGTTCCGTTCCGCCCGTGTCCGCCAGAACCAGAACCAGAGCCAGAGCCAGAGCCAGGGCCAAGGCCGGAGCCGAGGCCGAAGCAGAAGCCACAGCCGCAGCACCCGGACGGCCCCGATGCCGGTGCCCGTGCTCGCCGGGGCCCGGCCGCATCCGCTGGTGCGGGTGCTCGTGATGCTCGCGGTGGTGGTGCTGGGTGCCTGGCTCGGGCTGCTGGTCGTGGGGGACGTGAAGACGCCCGTCGGCCCCATGGACACCACGATGGCCCTGCGCCCCTCGCTCACCGGGGGCACCCGGGTGGACGTCTCCCCGCTCGGCGCGCTGGAGCTGGACTCGCACGTCGCGCCGGTCCGCCTCGACGTGGACGTGGACCGCCTCGACCCCGAGCGCTCCCAGCGCCTGGTGGAGCAGCCCGAACGTTTCTCCGGGCTCCAGGACGAGGTCACCCGGGACGTCGCGGACGGCGCCCGGGAGCTGGCGGTGCGGTCGGTGGTGGCCGTGCTGACCGGGGCGACCGCGCTCGGGCTGATCGTCTACCGGCGCCCCCGCCCGGCCCTGGCCGCCGGCGGGCTCGCGCTGGTGCTGCTGGCCGGATCCGGCGTCAGCGCGTACGCCACCTGGAACCCGAAGTCGGTGCTGGAGCCCAAGTTCTCCGGGCTGCTCTCCAGCGCCCCCTCGGTGGTCGGCGACGCCCGCTCGATCGTCACCGAGTTCGACGTCTACCAGCAGGAGCTGGCCCGGCTGGTCACCAACGTCACCCGGCTGTACGACGCCACCTCCACGCTCCCCGTCTACCAGCCGGACCCGGGCACCCTGCGGGTCCTGCACGTCTCCGACATCCACCTCAACCCGGCTTCCTGGCACATCGTCGCCTCGCTCGTGGAGCAGTACGACATCGACGTGATCATCGACTCCGGCGACACCATGGACCACGGCACCACCACCGAGAACGGCTTCCTCGACCCGATCCGCGACCTCGGCGCCCCGTACGTCTGGGTGCGCGGCAACCACGACTCGAAGGAGACCCAGAAGTACCTCCGGGGCCTCAAGAACACGCACGTCCTGGACGAGGGGAGCGCGGTGACCGTCGCCGGGCTGCGCATCGCGGGCACCGGCGACCCCCAGTTCACCCCCGACCGGACGCTGGCCCGGGGCGGTGAGGCGGCGGAGCGGATGGCCGGTCTCCGCCTCGCCTCCGCCCTCCGCGACCAGACCTCGGCCGGCACTCCGGTGGACATCGCGGTGACGCACGATCCGCAGGCCGCGCGGGAGACGGACGGCACGGTTCCGCTCGTGCTCGCCGGCCATGTCCACCACCGGGTCAACGAGGTGCTCCCGCTCGGCACCCGGCTGAAGGTGGAGGGCTCCACCGGCGGCGGCGGGCTGCGCGCGGTGCAGAACGAGAAGCCGGAGAAGGTGCGCGCCTCGGTCCTCTACCTGGACCGCGCGACCCGGCGGCTCCAGGCCTGGGACGAGATCACGCTGGGCGGACTCGGCCTGACGACGGCCGAGGTGAGCCGCCATCTGCCGGAGGAGAACTCCCCCGCCACGACCCCGTCACCAACCCCGCCGACCCCACCGGCCTCGTCGGCCGACCCGACGTCCAGCCCGTCGCCGACCCCGGTCGGCGCCCTGCCGGACAGGTCGCCCGGCACCTCACCCCGTACCTCGCCCGACAGGCCGCCCGGCGCACCCAACCCGTCGCCGTGA